The Candidatus Poribacteria bacterium genome segment AATCCCGCGGACTGATGTCCCAAATCAAATTGTCGCACTGGTGCACCGTTTATGTCATAGACTGTGAGGGTCACATCAGCATCGTTGGCGAGTTGATAGGGGATCCACGTCTCTGGATTAAACGGGTTGGGAAAGTTAGGTAAGAGTGCTGTCTCTTCCGGAGCCAACGCTGCAAGAAGCTGTTCAAGGAAAAGGATTCCCCTTTGTGAGCGGACATCCGTGAAATCTAACGCCTGTGCTTGGATAAGCCACTCCTCAATATCCGCAGGGGTAAGGTTCGCTAGTGCTATAGGATGTACCGAAGGTGCTGCTGCCGCGTTGGCGATAGCACCAGCAACCTGAACCAAGTCCGCAATATCCACAACGCCATCCCCGTTGACATCGGCATCATTTTCGCCTGTCTGTCCCAAACGCAAGCCAACTAGTGCTACATCCAAGATGTTGACGACTCCATTCCCATTAACATCCTCGACGAGTGGGGGCGGTGGCTCCACTGGCTCCGGCGGTGGCTGTGGAACATCCCATAGCAACACCGTGCCGTCCCGACTTCCACTGGCGAGGACTGTGCCATCGGAGTTAAAGGCAACGCTCTCAACCCTAGAGGCGTGTCCGGAAAAAGTTTCGATATGCTCACTTGTTGCAACATCCCACAAGCCAACCGTATTACCCCATCCTCCGGCTGCAAGAGTCTTTCCATCGGGACTGAAAGCAACGCTCTCAATAATACTATCTACGCCATAGTCACTTGCTTGAATGGTGGTCATCTCTTCACCGGTGGTGACATCCCACAAGCGGATGGTATTGTCCCACCCCGCACTTGCGAGGATTGTGCCTTTGGGATTGAAAGTAACGGTTAGCACATGTCCCGAGTGGCCCAAGAACACGTTCAGGAAATCCTCAGTCTCAACATCCCACAGCACAACGGCGGAGTCTCGACTCCCACTTGCAACGGTTGTACCATCGGGACTGAAAGCGAGAGTCTCGACGCCCGCTTCATGTCCGTAGATAGTTCCCAAACGTTCCCCAGTGGCGCCATCCCACAAACGGACAGTATCGTCTTCGCTGCCACTTGCGAGGGTTGTGCCGTCGGGACTGAAAGCGATGGTTATAATATAAGCCCAATGTGCGACGAGAGTTTTCAGATGTCCTCCGGTCTCAGCGTCCCATAGGCGAACGGTACTGTCCTGACTGCCGCTGGCGATTGTGCGACCATCCGGGCTGAAAACAACAATATCCACATCGTCCGTATGCCCCACGAGATAGTGCTGGCGCTCCCCTGTTTCGGTATTCCAGACACGAATAGTTTGATCCCAACTCCGACCAACGAGTGTGCGGTCACCGGGACCGAAAGCGACGCTCAAGACCCTACTCTCATGCCCGGTAAGGGTATTGGTGTTTTCGCCGGTGTCAATCCCCACTCCCACTAGCGAGGGTGTTGCCATCCGGGCTAAACGCAACTCTATAGGCATCAGCCGTGTGTTCGGTAAAAGTTTTGACTGTCTCGCCTGTGACAGCATTCCACACGCGGATAGTATCATCCTCACTCGCACTTGCTAGTATGCCCCCATCCGAAGAAAAGACGACCTCGTAGATAGTTGAAGTATGCCCGGTGAGAGTTCTGATTTTCTCGCCTGTTTTAACATTCCACAAATGAATCATCGAGTCAAAATCTCCGCTTGCGAGTGTACCTCCCCAACCGAAAGCGACCGTTTGGATGAGAGACGTGTGTCCGGTAAGAGTTCCGATGTTCTCACCGGTGTCAACATCCCACAGGCGAACGGTCTGGTCCCAACTCCCGCTGGCAACCATATCCCCATTGAGACTGAACGCGACGCTAGAGACCCAATCTTCATGTTCGGTAAGGGTGTTGGTGTTTTCGCCGGTGTCAACATCCCACAGGCGAACGGTATCGTCGTAGCTCCCACTGACGAGGGTTTTTCCGTCCGCGTCCTCATGCCCAGTCAGAGTATTGATACTCTCACCCGTTGCGGTATCCCATAGCTGGATGGTATCATCGTAACTTCCACTGGCGAGTATACTCCCATCCGAAGAATATGCGATAGTAGAGACTGTTTCCGTGTGCCCGGTGAGCAGATCAACCTCTTGAAGAGTTGTCGTATCGTAGAGCCAGATACCGATAGGACTGCCGACCGCGAGCCGGGTGCCGTCAGGCGAATATTCAAGCGCAGATATCCAGCCTTTCCCAAATCGCGCAGTGGCACCGTCGGGCAGATGCCACTGCGGATTCTCTTGCGCGAAGCTGCTTGATAGAAATAGCGCAGAGACTAACGATAGGATAAAAGTAAACAGGGGTATCTTTTTCATTGCGATTGGTTCTCCGTTTTGAGTTGTCAATTTTGAGATATATCGTTGGAGTTCAGAGCAGGTTGAGCGCAGCGAAATCCCAAAGTATCGGGGGCAAATCGCTGCCTGCTCCCCTACCCATTTTTTTCGATACTTATCGACTAAGTTTTTGCATTGCGGCGATCATATCGTCGTCTGACGGGCTGCTTTTCACCATCTCAACAAACTCGTCAGCATCTAGCTTGTGTTCCTCCAGGAACTTTTTGTCCTGCGGTCACGGGTAGATGTACTCACCGATAGTACCGTTCAATTTAGCGCGCGCCTTATCCGTAACCCGCGCCAACCACCAGTATCCGCCAATAAGCATATCCCGATGACGTGGTTTCCAATCGAGTCCCATTTAATTCACCTCCTTCGTTAGTTCATTAGTTCATTAGTACATTGGTTCATTAATAAACGAATGAACCAGAGTGAAAACAATAGGTAAGAAAGTGAAAGCGAGGCTGTGGGTCGAAACACACGCTCCGACGCTATCTCACACGCGTTCTCTCATCTTGTCCATTACGAATCACGTTTCACTCCACGTCCGCCTCAAGCTGCTTCAAGGTCGCTTCGAGCAGATTAAGGTAATGTCCATATTCCGCCCAATTCCCCGCGCGTTGCGCCTCCTGTGCTGCCTCAAATTGTTCTCTCGCCTGTTTTGCCAGCGTCGAAAGAGATAGCGAAGCGGCTGCACTCACCCCTTCAGCGGCTTCAGTAACGGAAGGGGCATCTTGCGTCAACGCGACCTCCAACCGCTTGCCGAACATGTTAATCAATGCCTCATCGAGGCTCGCGCCCCATGCGACATTCTCCTTATAGCCGACAACAACGCGTCGCAATTCAGGAATCGCAGTGTCTTCATTCTCCGCTTGGATGTAAATCGGCTCAACGTAGAGGATCGCCTCATTCATCGGAATGATGAGTAGGTTGCCACGTAGGACGCTTGAACCTTGCGTATTCCACAAGCTAATTTGCTGGGAAATTTCAGGTTCTTGCGTGATGAAGTTTTCCACCTGCATCGGTCCGGGAGCAAGTTTTCCCTTCGGGAAGCGATAGACAAGGAGTTGTCCATACTGTGGTAAATCGCATCTCGCAGCGATCCA includes the following:
- a CDS encoding DUF5069 domain-containing protein, which translates into the protein MGLDWKPRHRDMLIGGYWWLARVTDKARAKLNGTIGEYIYP